TATTCGGCCGCTTCGTGCCCGACTTCGCGCGCGTCGTCGCGCAGATGCAGTTCGACATGTATCATCATTATACCGTCGACGAGCATTCGATCCGCGCCATCGGTTTGCTTGCGGCGATCGAGCGCGGCGACCTTAAGCAGGATCATCCGCTGTCGACCGCGATCCTGAAGCAGATCGGGTCGCGACGGCTTCTCTACGTCGCGGTGCTGTTGCACGACATCGCCAAGGGGCGCGGCGGCGATCATAGCGTGCTGGGCGCGGAGATCGCGCTGAAGCTGTGCCCGCGCCTTGGCCTCGACGCGGCGGAGACCGAGACCGTCGCCTGGCTCGTCCGCTATCACCTTCTGCTGTCGGCGACGGCGTTCAAGCGCGACCTGGCCGACCCCAAGACGATCGAGGATTTCGTGCACCAGGTGCAAAGCCCCGAGCGGCTGCGCTTGCTGCTGGTGCTGACCGTGGTCGACATCCGCGCGGTCGGGCCAGGGGTGTGGAACGACTGGAAGCGCACCTTGCTGCGGACCCTATTCGAAGCCGCCGAGGAGCGCCTCCGCCTGGGCCACAAGCAGCATGGCCGCGCCGAGATGGTCGCGCGGCGGCAGGCGGAATTGGCCGATGCGCTGGGTTGGAAGGCGAGCGCGATCCGCGCCCATGCGCGGCGCTTGCCCGACAGCTACTGGCTGGCCGAGCCGCTGCCATGGCAGACGGCCAATGCGCGGCAGGTCGCCGCCGCTGAAGCGCGCATCGGCGAGGCCAAGCCAAGCGTGGTGGTCGAGGACGATCCCGACAGCGGCGCGACCCGAGTCAGCGTGTTCACATCCGATCGCGAAGGCCTGTTCTACCGCATCTGCGCGGGCCTTGCCGCGGCGGGCGCGAACATCATCGACGCCCGAATCCACACGACGCGCGACGGGCTGGCGCTCGACAACCTCCTCGTCCTCGACGGGCGCGGGCAGGCCTATTCCGACCGCAGGCTGCGGACGCGGCTGGTCAAGGCCGTCGAGGCGGCATTGGCCGGCGGCGACGCGCCGCCCCTGCCGGTGACGCAGGCGCGCGGTGGGCGCGACGCCGCCTTTCGCGTCGCGCCGTCGGTGACCATCGCCGACCGCGCCTCGACACGGACAACGGTGGTCGAAGTGAATGCGCGCGACCGGCCGGCGCTGCTCGCCGGACTGGCGCGGGCGATCCACCAGCAAGGCCACCGCATCCATTCGGCGCATATCGCCACGTATGGCGAGCGCGCGGTGGACGTCTTTTATCTGTCGCGGGCCGACGGGAAGAAGCTCGACGAGTCCGACATGGCCCGGCTGCGCGAGGGGCTTCTGGCGGCAGCGAGCGAGGGCGCCGAAGCCAAGGCCGCCTGACGTCGGATGTGCGAAGGGCCCCGCAGTCGCCTGCGGAGCCCTTCATCATTCCTCGACCTTACTGGCCGCGTTCCGGCGCCGGCGGCGGCGGCGGCGGGGGCGGCGGCGGCGCCGGGCAGACATCCGTCGCGAGGATCACCGACCCGTCCGGGCAGGTCTGCGTGGCCGGGGCGGAGGAGGCGGGGGCGGCGGCGGGGGCGGCGGCGCAGCAACGGCGGGACGCGCGAAGCCAAGCTTGGTGCGCAGCGTGATGCCGTACAGACGCGGTTCGCCCAGGAAGACCCCGAACAGCTGGTTGGCGCGATTGACGCCGTAGGTCGGGCTGCAGAAGCTGCGCTCGGCACCGCGCTCGGTGCAATTGCCCTGCGCGAAGGCATCGAAGGCGATCTGCTTGACCTTGGCGTCGAACAGGTTCTGCGCCCACAGCTCGACCCCCCAGCGGTCTTCCGGACCGCGCAGGCCGATGCGGCCGTTGACGACCGTGTACCCATTTTCGACCTTTTCAAGGTCGAGGTCCGAACCGGTGTTGAACTTCGACTGGTGCCGCATGTCGGCGTAGATCAGGCCGCGGATGCCGCTGTCGGTGATGCGCGGGGTCCAGCCGATCGACGAGGTCACCGTCCACAGTGCCGCGCCCGAGACGCGCTCGCCCGGCAGCTGGAACAGAGCCGTGGTCAGCGGACGGCCGCCGGCGCCAACCAGATTGTCGCGATACTTGGTGTCGGACAGGGTCACGCCGAGGTTGAAGTTCACGTCCGGCAGAGGCCGCGAGAACAATTCGAACTCGATGCCGCGCGACTTGACGCCGGCCCTGGTGTCGCCGGTGCACGCCCCGGTTTCGGTCGGCACGCCGCCGACAACCGTAACGTTGTCCGAATCGAGGCCGCCAAGGTCATCCGAACAGCTGTTGATGTTCTCGACGATGAAGTTGACGCCGTTGAACGTGTTCAGCTGGAAGTTGCGGAACAACTGGTGGAAGACGGCGACATTGACGTCGATGATCCGCCCGTTGAACTTCGCGCCGAGTTCGAACGCGTCATTGGTTTCAGGCAGGAATTCGAGCTGGTCCGAGCTGGCGAAGTCGACGCAGCCGGGGCGCGCGCCCGGGACCGGGGTCGGCAGCGTTCCGGACGCGGGGCAGACTTGTCCCGCGACGATCTGGCCGAACGTGTTGAACGAACGGTCGCGGTTGAGCGCCGAACGGTCGAGGTTGAAGCCACCCGCCTTGTAGCCGCGCGAATAGCTCGCATAGGTCAGCAGGTTGTCGGTCGGCTTGTAGCTGATGACGGCAGTGCCGGAGAGCTTGCTTTCCTTGCGCTTGCCGTCGAGGTCGAGGCTGCCGCCGGCGACGCTCGGGTTGAGACACGGCAGCTGCGCCAGCGCCGTTCCCGTGTAGACCGCACAACCGATGTTGTTGTCGGTCAACTCGGCGTCGAGCCGCTTGGTTTCCGTCGTGTAGCGCAGGCCGACCGTCAGCTTCAGCCCCTCAGTGATTTCAAAAATGTTGTGCGTGAAGATCGCGAAATTGTTGCTGCGCTGGCGGTAGTCGTCGATGAAGCCGGCGTTTTCGAACTGGAAGTCCGGAGCGGCCGGATTGGCGAGCGCGAGGTTTTCAAACCCGCTGTCGCCGAAGACCGGAAGTGCAAAGTTCACCGGGAAGAACGGAAAGGCCGCGTTGTTCAAGCGAGCGAACGCGCTGAGCACCTGGATTTGCTGCAGGATCGCATCCCGCGCCGGGCCAGGCGGGGTCGCCCCGAACCCCGCGATCAGGCTGGCGTTGACGCCGCCCGCAATCGCCTGGTTGAAGCAATTCACGCCTGTCGGGTCGACAATATTGTCCGGGACCAACGGCGATGCGGCGAAATTGTACGCCACCGGGCAGTTGGTGAACCGGCCGTAATCGTTGCCGTAGCGAAGGCTGTCGCGGCTCCGCAGCCGCTCATTGGCGTAATAACCGCCGACCAGCCAGTCGAGCCGGCCCCCAAAGGCTTCGCCCTGAAGCCGAAGTTCCTGCGTAAACGTCTTGAAGCGATTGGTCGCAGTGCCGTCGTCGGGGCGGTAAACGAGGTCGAGGTTGGAATAATCGACGTCGGTGCCGCGCTTGAGGTCATTGTCGCGATAGGCGGTGATCGAGGTCAGCTCCGCCCCGCCGAAATCATAGACCGCCTCGGCCGACAGACCCCAGTCCCTGACGTCGCCGCGATAGCTGCGGCCCGGCGAGATCACCACGTCACGCGCAAAGGGATCGTCCGGGACGATCGCGCCCAAAGCTTCCATCAGCGGCTTGAACGTCGACGGCTGCTCACCCGAACCGCCCACGAAATCGCGCGCAGGAAGATAGGGAGCAGCGCAGCATTCCTCGTCGCGCTTGGCGATGTCGCCGATCACGCGCACCGACAAATCATCGCTCGGCTGGAACAGCAGCTGGCCACGCAGCAGGAAACGGTCGCGGTCGTTGACGTCGCGGCCGGAGATGAGGTCGTTGACGAAGCCGTCGCGCTTCATCGACACGCCGTCGATGCGCGCCGCAATCGTATCCGACAGCGGACCGGTGACGCCCGCTTCGAGGCGGCGCATGCTGTAATTGCCGAACGACACTTCGGCGTGGGCCATCGGCTCGAACAGCGGGCGCGCGGTGATGATCGAGATCAAGCCGGCGGAGGTGTTGCGGCCGAACAGGGTGCCCTGCGGCCCGCGCAGCACTTCGACACGCTCGATCGGGCCCAGCTCGGTCAGGCCGGCGCCGACGCGGCTGCGATAGACGCCGTCGATGAAGATGCCGACCGAACTTTCGAGGCCGGGGTTGTCGCCGACGGTGCCGATGCCGCGGATGTTGGCGCGCGATGCGCCGGCTTCCGATTGGGTCGAGGAGACGAGCAGCGAGGGAGACACCTGCTGCAGCTGACGAATGTCCGACGCGCCGGTGTTCTCGAGCTGCTCGGCAGTGACCGCGCTGACCGCAAGCGGAACGTCCGACAGCGCCTGGTTGCGGCGCGTGGCGGTAACGATGATCTCACCGCCCGTGGCGTCTTCCTGCGGCTCGACGGCCTGCAAGTCCACCGCCGCGGCTTCGGCCGTGGAGCTCTGCGCCGGCTGTGCCGAGGTTTGATCGGTGTCGGTTTCGGGTGCGGGCGTTTGCGCGAAGGCTGGCGCGGAAATCGCGAACATACCTGCCGAAAGCAGCCAGACAGATTTGCGGAACATGATCTCTCCCCTTTGAAGCGTGTCGAACGCCCTCTGCCGGGGAGGCTAGTCGCGAAGATTGCGCAACGGAAGCGGTTCGCCCCCGCAACGAGTGAATTGCTGAGGGCTGCAGCCATTTTGCAACAGCAGTGTAAGTAAGGGCCACGCGCGGATCATCCGCGGGATGGCCGCGCAGGGCGCCCTGTGAGAGGCCTATTTCGGCGCGAGCACCATCAGCATCTGGCGGCCTTCCATGCGCGGGTGCGCTTCGATCTTGGCCATTTCCGCGGTCTGCTCCTGAACTCGGCGGAGGACCGCCATGCCGAGCTCGCCATGCGCCATTTCGCGGCCGCGGAAGCGCATCGTGACCTTCACCTTGTCCCCCTCCTCAAGGAACTCGAACACCTTCTTCATCTTGGTGTCATAGTCGTGGTCGTCGATGTTCGGACGCATCTTGATCTCCTTGATCTCCTGCGTCTTCTGCTTCTTGCGCTGCTCGTTGGCCTTTTTCTGCGCTTCGTACTTGTAGCGGCCGATATCGAGGAACTTGGCGACCGGCGGATCCGAATTGGGCGAAATCTCGACCAGGTCGAGGCCCACTTCCTGCGCCTGCTCGAACGCTTCGCGCGTATACATCACGCCCAGATTTTCGCCGTTTTCGTCGATCACCCGGACCTTCTGGGACTGGATGAACTCATTGTAGCGAGGGCCGCTCATTTGTGGCGGCGGCGCCATTCCTCGGCGCGGATAGGGCGGTGGTATAGCGTGGTCTCCTGGTGGTCGTTGAGCGTGCCGAGTTAGGCGCTCGAACGGCGGAAGAAAAGGTTCGGCAAGCCAACTGAGTCATTTTTGCCGCAACCTGTGGCGCGGAGTCGTCAACGCCGTCAGCGCAGATCCGGTGCCACTGCCTCGGCGGTGATCATCGCCACCGCTTCGTCGAGGGTCATCATCTTCTGATGCTCGTCGCTGCCGAGGCGGCGCAGGGCGACGGAGCCTTCCTCGGCCTCGCGCTTGCCGACGACAAGGAGCAGCGGGACCTTCTTCAGCGAATGTTCGCGCACCTTGTAGTTGATCTTCTCATTCCTAAGGTCGGCCGTGGCGCGGAGGCCCACGGCCTTCAGCCGGCTCAGCACGTCCTTTGCATAATCGTCGGCGTCGGAGACGATCGTCGCGACCACCGCCTGGACCGGCGCCAGCCACAGCGGGAATTTGCCGGCATAATGTTCAATGAGGATTCCAATGAAGCGTTCGTAGCTGCCGAAGATCGCGCGGTGGAGCATGATCGGGCGATGCCGCTCACCATCCTCGGCGACATAGGTCGCGTCGAGACGGTCGGGCAGCACGCGGTCGGACTGGATCGTTCCCACCTGCCACGTGCGGCCGATGGCGTCGGTCAGGTGCCATTCGAGCTTGGGCGCGTAGAAGGCGCCCTCGCCCGGCAATTCTTCCCAGCCATATTGCTCGGTGGCGAGGCCGGCCGAGACAACCGCGTTGCGCAATTCGCTTTCGGCCAGGTCCCAGTCCGCGTCGCTGCCGAAGCGCTGGTCGGGGCGGAGCGCAAGCTTGATCGAATAGGTGAAGCCGAAATCCTGGTAGATGCGATCGGCGAGCGCGCAGAACGCCTTCACTTCGTCGACGATCTGGTCTTCGCGGCAGAAGATGTGCGCATCGTCCTGCGTGAACTGGCGCACCCGCATCAACCCGTGCAGCGCGCCGTGCGGTTCGTTGCGGTGGCAACAGCCGTTCTCGTAAATGCGCAGCGGAAGGTCGCGGTAGCTGGTGATGCCCTGCTTGAAGATGAGCACATGCGCGGGGCAGTTCATCGGCTTGATCGCCATCAGGTCGGCCTGACCCGACAGCACCGGCGCATCCTCGTCCGTCCCCGGAATTTCGTCGGGGACGATGAACATGTTTTCGCGATATTTGCCCCAGTGGCCGCTCTGCTCCCACTGGCGCGCGTCCATGATCTGCGGAGTCTTGACCTCGCGATAGCCCGCAGCGTCGATGGCACGGCGCATATAGGCCTCGAGCTCGCGCCAGATGATGTAGCCGTTGGGATGCCAGAAGACGCTGCCATGCGCTTCGGCCTGGAGGTGGAACAAGTCCATCTCCTGCCCCAGCTTGCGGTGGTCGCGCTTGGCCGCTTCCTCGAGCCGGACGAGATGCGCGTCGAGCTGCTTCTTGTTGAGCCACGCCGTGCCGTAGATTCGGCTGAGCATCGGGTTCTTGGGATCGCCGCGCCAGTAAGCGCCCGACACGCGCGTCAGCTTGAACGCCTGCGGGTCGAGCTTTCCGGTCGAGGCGAGGTGCGGGCCGCGGCACAAGTCGATCCAGTCGGCCTCGCCATGCCCCGTCTTGTACATGGTGATCGGCTCGCCCTCGGGCAGCTCCATCACCCATTCGGCCTTGAAGCTTTCACCATGGTCGATGAAGAACTGGCGGACGCGGGCGCGGTCCCACACTTCGCGCACCAGCGGCTTGTCGGCGGCGATGACGCGCCGCATCTCCTCCTCGATCGCCGGCAAATCCTCTTCGGTGAAGGGGCCGCGCTCAGCGGTCGGCGCGAAGTCGTAATAGAAACCGTCGTCGGTCGCCGGGCCGAAGGTGATCTGCGTGCCGGGGTAGAGGTTCTGCACCGCCTCGGCGAGGACGTGCGCATAGTCGTGGCGCACCAGTTCGAGCGCGTCCTTTTCATCGCGGCTGGTGATCAGCGCGAGGTTCGCGTCGCCTTCGAACGGGCGCATGATGTCGCGCACCTCGCCGTCAACCCGCGCCGCGAGCGCGGCCTTGGCGAGGCCCGGCCCGATCGCGGCGGCGACGTCGGCCGGGGTCGACCCCTGCGGCATTTCCCGAACCGAACCGTCGGGAAGCGCGATCTTGAACATCTTGGTCATTGTGCAGCGCATCTAGCGAGCGCGCCCCAAAGGCTCAACCTGACTGCGCTCACCCGCAGCGCGAAATCGCGCGCGTTAATCTCCCAGAAATGTGTTACGGTCGGGAGCTTCGACTCCGAAGCGCCTGTGGTGACCCAACAGGGGGAGATGATGATGATCAAAAGAATCTTGTCAGCGTCCGTAGCAACTGCGCTCATGTTCGGTTCGATTTCACCCGCCTATGCCCAAGCCTATATGGACGGGCCGCAAGCCCCGCTCGGCATGACCGCGAGCTTGAACCTCAAGGTGCCGATCGGCGAGCAGCGCTATAAGGCGAAGAAGGCATCGGCCGGTCTCACCCTGGCTTATGGACAACGGACGAACACGCTGACGTCCGACAACAGGATCGCCACGCGGCAGATGAAGCTGGCCGACCTGCGCTTCGCGCGGACCGACCAGTCAATCAAATTGGCCAAGGCCGAATTCGCGAGCTTCGACCTGGCGAACCTCGACAAGGACAAGAGGCTCAACATGGGTCCCGACGGCGGCAAGGGATCGACCACCTGGATCGTCCTGGGTGCCGTTGCCGCGGGCGTCCTCATCTACCTCCTCGTCAGGGACGGCGACGACGACGATGATGATGACGAAGTCCTCTGATTGAGGTGTGACTTCAGCGGGGCCGTCAGCAATGACGGCCCCGCTTTTGCAATGGTAGAAACCTTATCATGCGTTTTGCCCCTGTCTGCCTGGCGATCCTTTGCGCCGGCTGGTGCAGCCCCGCCGCCGCGGCAATCGACATTCATTTCTACTCCAAGGATTTCGCTTCAACCTTTCCGCATGCCTATGTGCGCTTGACGGGCACCGTCGACGCAACGGGCGAGGTCGTCGACACCAATTACGGATTCACCCCGGTGCGCCTCAATCCGTCGATCCTGATGGGTCCGGTCAAGGGCATGATCCAAACGGTGAAGCCCGACTATGTCGCGCGCAGCGACAAGCACTTCACGCTGCGCCTGACCGACGCGGAATATCAGGCGGTGTTGGCGCGCGTCGACCAATGGCGCACCGCGACGCAGCCCAATTACCGACTGAACAGCCGCAACTGCGTCTATTTCGTTGCCGACATGGCCGCAGCGCTGGGGCTTGAAGCCCCGCCCGTCCCGGCACTGATGAAGAAGCCCAAGTCGTTCCTGATGAAAGTCACCGCCGACAATCGCGCGCGGATCGCGCAATGGCCCGGCGGATCGGTGGCGCAAGCAGCGGCGAGCGTGCCGGCGACTTCGCGATAGTGCCGCAGCCCGATATCCAGCACATCGACGCCGCGGGCCGGCTTATTGCCGTCCGCGCCCGCGCGGGCGCTGGTCCGACACTGCTGTTCCTGCCCGGCTATGCGTCCGACATGGAAGGGTCGAAGGCGATCGCCCTCGACGCCTTTGCCGAGCGGCGCGGAATGGCCATGGTGCGCTTCGACTATTCCGGGACAGGGTCGAGCCCCGGCGCCTTTGAGGATGGCACGCTGACGGCCTGGCTCGGAGAAGCGATCGCCGTGCTCGACCAGATGACGCGCGGGCCCGTGATCCTGGTCGGGTCGTCGATGGGCGGATGGATCGCGCTCCACCTCGCGCTGCGCCGCGCCGACCGGGTGGCCGCGCTGGTCGGCATCGCCGCTGCGCCCGACTTCACCCAATGGGGCTTCACGCCCGCGCAGAAAGCCGAGCTCCAAGCGCGCGGGCGGATCGTGGAAGACAATCCGTACGGGCCCGAGCCCTCGATCACCACCCGCGCCTTCTGGCAATCGGGCGAGGCGCTGCGCCTGCTCGATGGTCCGATCGCGGTCGATTGCCGGTGCGGCTGATCCACGGCGAGGCGGATCGCGACGTCCCGCTCAACATCGCCTTGTGGACCATGCGCCAGCTTCGTTCAGCCGATGTCCAGTTGCTGACCGTCAAAGGGGGCGGCCATCGCCTGTCGGAGCCGCATGAGATCGATGCGATCCTGCGCACCGTCGCCAGCCTAGTGGAGCCCCCGTCTTGATCCTGCCCGTCGCTTTCCTGCTTGCCGCCGCCGCGCCGACCACGAGCCAGGTGATCGGCCAGGTCGAATGCGCGGCGCGATCCGGGACCGAAGCGCAACTGTGCCTGGCGACCGAATATTCACGCAGCGGACGCTTTGCCGAATCGGCCGCCGAGTTCGAGAAAGCGGCGGCTTCGGCCGGCCCGCGCGCGGACTTTGCGCTGGCCGCGGCGGGCAACATGTGGATCGCCGCGGGCCAGCCGGGGAAGGCCGCATTCGCGCTCGACCGTGCGCTGGCCGGCAAGTCGCTTGTCGCCGAGCAGCGTGGCGAGGCCCTGCTCGATCGCGCCCGCGCGGCGGAGGCGCAGAACGACCTCGCGACAGCGCGCGCCCGCCTCAAGATGGCCGAGCCGCTGATCGCGCAAGACCCCTTCTACTGGTATTTTTCCGCCGCGCTCGCGATCCGCGAGGGCGATCGCGCCGTCGCGCAATCGGCCATCGGCAAGGCGCTTGCGCTGGCGCCGAACGACCCGACCGTGCTGTTCGAAGCGGGGCATGTCGCGGACTTCTTGGGCAATGCCGACCAGGCGCGCAGCTACTGGATGCGCGCGGCGGGCAACGACCCCAATGGGCCGATCGGCAAGGCGGCGGCGAAGGCGGTCGAAATGATGGGCGTCACGCCGGTCGTGAAATCGCAGGCGCAAACGCCTAAGTAGCGCATATGCGCTTTCTTCATTCGATGCTTCGGGTCAGCGACCCCGAGCCGACCATCCGCTTCTTCAAGCTGCTCGGCCTCGAGGAGCGGCGACGCTTCGACGTCCCGGCGGGCAAGTACACGCTCATTTTCCTCGGCGTCCCCGGCGATCCGGGCGGCGAGGTCGAGCTCACGCACAATTGGGGTGAGCAGGGCTATGGCGGCGGCCGCAACTTCGGCCACCTCGCTTACGAGGTCGACGATATTTACGTGACCTGCCAGCGGCTGGCGGAGGGCGGCGTAACGATCAATCGCCCGCCGCGCGACGGGCGCATGGCCTTCGTCCGATCGCCCGACAATATCTCGGTCGAATTGCTGCAAAAGGGTGGCGCGCTGGAACCCGCCGAGCCGTGGGCGTCGATGCCCAATACGGGCGAATGGTGATGCTGGAGATCGTCTCCGTCCCGGCCTTTGCCGACAATTACATCTGGCTGGTGCATGATCCCGACAGCGGCGAGACGGCGGTGGTCGATCCGGGCGACGCGGCGCCGGCGCTGGCCGAGGCACAGCGGCGGGGATGGACCATCGGGCAGGTGTGGAACACGCACTGGCACCCCGACCACACCGGCGGCAATCTGGCGGTCAAGGCGGCCACGGACGCAACCATCTCCGGCCCCGCATCCGACCGCATCCCCGGCCGCGACGTCGTGCTGCGCGAAGGCGACAGCGTCCGCATTGGACGGCATTCCGGACGAGTCATCGAAGTGCCCGGCCATACGCTCGACCATATCGCGATCGTCTTCGAACAGGCGGGCGCCGCGTTCGTCGGCGACACCTTGTTCGCCATGGGCTGCGGCCGCCTGTTCGAGGGAACGCCGGAGCAGATGTTCGAATCCCTTCGGCGGTTCGCCAACCTGCCGCCGGACACGCGGCTCTATTGCGCGCACGAATATACGCTGTCCAACGCGCGTTTCGCAGCGCACGCCGACCCCGGCAATGCGGACATTGCCGAGCGCCTGTCGCGCATCGAGGCGCTGCGCGAGCGCGGGGAGATCACCCTGCCCACGACGGTAGCCGAGGAACGCGACACCAACGTCTTCGTTCGAGCATCGAACGCGGCGGAATTCGCAGCGCTTCGGGCGGCCAAGGACAGCTTCCGTTAAGCCGCCAAGGCGCTTCGTGGAGGCGCTCATGGGCGCCAAGGAGGTTGAGATGAGAACCGTTCCCTTATTGCTGATCGCCGCCGCCGGGCTGGGATCATGCGCGACGGCTTCGCCGGAGCAAGTCGCCGCGGCCGCTGCCCGCGACCAAGCCAAGCTTGCATCGCTTACGGCCGGCAAGGTGGCTGGGCCGCCGATGAGCTGCCTGTCCAACTGGCGGTCTCGCGACATGGTTGTGGTCAACGAGAATGTCGTTGCCTTCCGCGACGGCCGCAACCGGGTCTACATCAACAACATGAACGGCCCGTGCAACGGCCTTGGCCCCATGCGCGGCACGCTGGTGACTCAGACCACCGGCACAAGCCTGTGCCGCGGCGATATCGCGCAGGTGCTGGACATGACGAGCCGGACGAACATCGGCGCCTGCTCGTTCGGGGACTTCATCCCCTTCACCACGGGGCGCTGACCCTAGCGCTTGTATAGCGCGTCGAGCTGCTCGCCGTAGATTTTGCCGATAACGTGCCGCCGGATCTTCATCGACGGCGTCATCTGTTCATTGTCGATGGTGAAGGGGTCCTGCGTGACGATGAAGCGGCGCACGCGTTCGAGGATCGAGACGTCGGAATTGACGCGGTCGACCGCGCGCTGGAGCCGCTGCTGCACATCCGGCAACCCGGCGATTTCGGGATCGGGCACAAGCAAAGCGACGAGGTGCGGTCGGCGGTCGCCATAAACCATCGCTTGCGCAATTTCGGGCTGGAGCGTCAGCATCCCTTCGATCCGCTGCGGGGAGACGTTGTCGCCCTTGTCGTTGACGATCAGATCCTTCTTGCGGTCGGTGATGCAGATGCGGCCCTTGGCGTCGAAATGGCCGACATCGCCGGTGGCGAGCCACCCGTCCTTGAGCACACGCGCCGTTTCTTCCGGATTGCGCCAATAGCCGTGCATGACATTTTCGCCGCGGACCATGATCTCGCCGTCGTCGGCGATTCGGACTTCGCAATTCTTGACCGGCGGCCCGACCGTTTCATGGCGGATCCCGGCGCTTGGCCGATTGCAGCTGATGACCGGCCCAGCCTCGGTCTGGCCGTAGCCCTGGAGGAAGGTGATCCCGAGCGACTGGAAGAAATTGCCGACTTCGGGATTGAGCGGCGCGCCGCCCGACACCCAGGCCTTGGTCCGCCCGCCGACCTTGGCCTTGACCTTGCGCCGCAGCGTCAGCGACAGGATGCCGTCCATCGGCAGGTCCCACGGTTTGACTCCGCCTTCGTGACGGTCGTTGCCGATCTTGAGCGCGCGCCGCAGCAGATATTGTGACAGGCCGCCGCTGGCTTCGATCGTCTTCATGATGCGCGTGCGCAGCATTTCGAACAGCCGCGGGACGACGACCATGATCGTCGGCTGCACCTCCTCGATATTGGCGGCCAATTTCTCGAGGCTTTCGGCGTAGTAGATCTGGGCGCCGAGCGCGACGGGGAAGTGCTGGCCGCCGCTATGTTCGTAGGCATGGCTGGCCGGCAGGAAGGACAGGAAGATCTCGTCCTCCCAGCCGAAGTCGGTCGAGATGATGTCGATGCAGCCTTCGACGTTGTGGAGGATCGCGCCGTGATGCTGCTGCACCCCGCGCGGTGCCCCGCCGGTGCCGCTGGTATAGATGATGCACGCCAGCGCGTCGCGCGCGACCGACGCGACTCGTTCGCGCATTTCGCCGACGTCGC
The sequence above is drawn from the Sphingomonas lutea genome and encodes:
- a CDS encoding AMP-dependent synthetase/ligase, whose amino-acid sequence is MARQLEHFPNLVTMFLTRAEEKGDAPFLWAKRNGQWQPITWTEASRQVAAMAAALRDIGMNPGDRVALVSENRPEWLIADLGIMAAGCVTVPTYTTNTTRDHAHILGNSGARAVIVSTQKLAKTLIPAVVTSSECHHVIGMEDIRTGQAPEELQFYHWDELVAGPSDVGEMRERVASVARDALACIIYTSGTGGAPRGVQQHHGAILHNVEGCIDIISTDFGWEDEIFLSFLPASHAYEHSGGQHFPVALGAQIYYAESLEKLAANIEEVQPTIMVVVPRLFEMLRTRIMKTIEASGGLSQYLLRRALKIGNDRHEGGVKPWDLPMDGILSLTLRRKVKAKVGGRTKAWVSGGAPLNPEVGNFFQSLGITFLQGYGQTEAGPVISCNRPSAGIRHETVGPPVKNCEVRIADDGEIMVRGENVMHGYWRNPEETARVLKDGWLATGDVGHFDAKGRICITDRKKDLIVNDKGDNVSPQRIEGMLTLQPEIAQAMVYGDRRPHLVALLVPDPEIAGLPDVQQRLQRAVDRVNSDVSILERVRRFIVTQDPFTIDNEQMTPSMKIRRHVIGKIYGEQLDALYKR